One Cupriavidus taiwanensis DNA window includes the following coding sequences:
- a CDS encoding MFS transporter, with protein sequence MSWFQIAAVAICVTINMLDGFDVLALALTAPSIAKDWGLKPTELGVLFSASLAGMAIGSLTIAPVADRWGRRPTVLACLVLLSIGMVASSFAQDVLQLGLLRFVTGLGIGGVLPSINTLVAEYSSARRRDLNISMMTVGYSVGATLGGLASVYLVTHHGWRSVFLAGGVLSIAMIPVALALLPESLDFLVARRPAGALPAVNRILARLGQAAVAELPPQRQGAAGFSFAALLRGEQRRSTVLASAAFLLVMLTFYFLLNWTPKMLVDMGLTVQSGISGSVVMNLSGVIGGVALGWLTARFGLKRMAIAYFALCFASVVVFTWIAPTTANLIAMAAIIGFFMNGAVVCLYALAPRVFPPEVRATGTGLALGFGRLGGTMGPYLAGVLIAAEWSRTAYSAALAAPMLLAAVIFAIALAGEARAPGLQAAMEPTR encoded by the coding sequence ATGTCGTGGTTCCAGATCGCCGCGGTGGCCATCTGCGTCACCATCAACATGCTCGACGGCTTCGACGTGCTGGCGCTGGCACTGACCGCGCCGTCCATCGCGAAGGACTGGGGCCTGAAACCGACGGAACTGGGCGTGCTGTTCAGCGCCAGTCTCGCGGGCATGGCGATCGGCTCGCTGACCATTGCGCCGGTGGCGGACCGCTGGGGCCGGCGTCCGACGGTACTCGCCTGCCTGGTGCTGCTCAGCATCGGCATGGTGGCGTCATCGTTCGCGCAGGATGTGCTGCAGCTCGGGCTGCTGCGCTTCGTGACGGGGCTGGGCATCGGCGGCGTGCTGCCGAGCATCAACACCCTGGTGGCGGAGTATTCTTCCGCCCGCCGGCGTGATCTCAATATCAGCATGATGACGGTCGGGTATTCGGTGGGCGCCACGCTCGGCGGACTGGCATCGGTGTACCTGGTTACCCATCACGGCTGGCGTTCGGTGTTCCTGGCCGGCGGCGTGCTGTCGATCGCGATGATTCCGGTGGCGCTGGCGCTGCTGCCGGAATCGCTGGATTTCCTGGTCGCCCGTCGGCCTGCCGGGGCGCTCCCGGCCGTGAACCGGATTCTTGCCCGGCTCGGGCAGGCGGCCGTCGCGGAACTGCCGCCGCAGCGACAGGGCGCTGCCGGCTTCAGCTTTGCCGCACTGCTGCGTGGCGAGCAGCGCCGCAGCACCGTGCTGGCTTCCGCCGCATTCCTGCTGGTGATGCTGACGTTCTACTTCCTGCTGAACTGGACGCCGAAGATGCTGGTGGACATGGGCCTGACGGTGCAGAGCGGCATCTCCGGCTCGGTCGTCATGAACCTGTCGGGCGTGATCGGCGGCGTTGCGCTGGGATGGCTGACGGCGCGGTTCGGACTCAAGCGCATGGCGATCGCGTACTTTGCGCTCTGCTTCGCCAGCGTGGTGGTCTTTACCTGGATCGCGCCCACCACCGCCAACCTGATCGCCATGGCCGCCATCATCGGGTTCTTCATGAATGGCGCCGTGGTCTGCCTCTACGCGCTGGCGCCGCGCGTCTTTCCGCCCGAAGTGCGGGCCACGGGCACCGGCCTGGCGCTGGGGTTCGGCCGCCTGGGCGGAACCATGGGCCCCTATCTCGCGGGCGTCCTGATCGCTGCCGAATGGTCGCGGACCGCATACTCGGCGGCGCTTGCCGCGCCCATGCTGCTTGCGGCGGTGATCTTCGCCATTGCGCTCGCCGGCGAGGCCCGCGCGCCGGGCCTCCAGGCCGCCATGGAACCGACCCGCTAG